A stretch of DNA from Aerosakkonema funiforme FACHB-1375:
TTTTCCGCTGAATTTGGCGAAAGCTTTCACAGTGCGTCAGGTGCGATTGAAGAAGCCGAACTTAAATTTGTCAATCCAGTGGCTTTAAGATCCAAAGCTGTGCAACCGAGCTTGCGGCTGTTGGATATTTGTTACGGTTTGGGTTATAACACAGCTGCTGCCTTGGCGGCTATTTGGGAAGTTAATCCCAGCTGCCGCGTAGAGCTAATGGCACTAGAGTTAGACCCAACGGTACCAAAAGCGGCGATCGCACACAACTTAACCGACACCTGGCTTCATCCCATCCCGGAAATTCTTGCCCAGTTAGCTGCCGATCGCCAAGTAAAAACAACCCAGCTGCAAGCAAACTTGCTAATTGGCGACGCCAGAATCACAATTGAGCAGATCTGTCAAAGCTTCCAGGCAGATGCCATTTTTCTCGACCCTTTTTCCCCACCCAAGAATCCCCAACTGTGGACGGTAGAATTTTTGGGATTAGTAGCCAAATGCCTCAAACCAGAAGGTATTCTCGCCACTTATTCTTGTGCCGCCGCAGTGCGATCGGCATTGATGGCAGCTAATTTGCAAATAGGTTCCGCACCACCAGTAGGCAGGCGCTCTCCAGGTACAGTGGCTTGTAGGAGCAGGTTGCCAACTCCTACCTACCTGCCGCCACTCTCCCAACAAGAACAAGAACACTTACAAACTCGTGCTGCCATTCCCTATCGCGATCCAAATCTTTGCGATCCGGCTGAAACAATTCTACTCAGGCGTAAAATAGAACAAGGAACTTCTTCTCTAGAACCAACCGCCCAGTGGAAAAAGCGCTGGTTATTCACCCAAAATTAAGTTACCGTATTCCACAAGCCTGACTCCACAGGCAAGCGGAAGATTTGCGATCGAGATCGCAACTACCCCAATCGCTTATCACAGCCTTAAGGTTAGTTATATGCTGGTATAGGGTAAGGGTTCTACCAATCTATGTTTACGCAAATAAATCATTGAATTCTGTAGCCTACAGAGCAAATAATCCCTTGCTCTTTGTGAAATAGTTGACTTACTCTTCAGATACAGTGAAAATCCTCGAACTATTAGGAAGGCGACTGTGGCCTTGAGTCCTCGTTTTGATACTGATTCCGGCTCGTGTGGCGGTAATATTTTTAAGCCGCCGCATGAGCCAACAATTTTCGATCCATTCGGCGCTTCAACGTCTTTCAGTATATCCTCGCCAACCCCAGATAGCGGCGAATCAGAACAGCCAAAAATTCTTGTGGTTGACGATCATCCGGCCAGTCGGATGACAGCAGCAGCATTACTGGCGGTGGAAGGTTATGAAGTGTTAGAAGCAGAGAATGGACCGACAGCCCTAAATATGGTTTTGGAATCCAAACCAGACGTCATCCTACTGGATGTAATGATGCCAGGAATGGATGGGTTTGAAGTTTGCCGACAGTTAAAGCAAGATGAACAAACACGGTTAATCCCGGTAATTTTTATTACCGCACTCAACGATAGAAGATCCCGCATCCGAGGCATAGAAGCAGGGGGAGACGACTTTCTCACCAAACCCTTCGATCGCTTAGAACTCGCAGCTCGCGTTAAGTCGCTGGTACGGCAAAAGCGTCTCAACGAAGACTTAGACCATGCAGAACAAGTCGTATTCTCGATCGCCCGGGCGATCGAAAGCCGCGACCCCAACACCGGCGACCACTGCGAAAGGTTAGTGGATATGGGTAAAGCCTTCGGCGAATATCTCCACCTTTCCCGCGCAGATATTCGCGACTTGATGTGGGGAGGATACCTGCACGACATCGGCAAAGTGGGTATCCCTGATGCTGTGTTGCTCAAAAAAGGAAAATTTACTCCCGAAGAACTGGAGATCATGAAGCAGCACGTCATCATCGGCGAAAAAATTTGCCAACCGCTGCGGACAATGCGAGGCGTACTCCCGATCATCCGCCATCACCACGAACGTTGGGATGGCACCGGTTATCCCGATCGCCTTGCCGGTAACGATATTCCCTTGCTAGCTCAAGTATTTCAAATTATCGATATTTACGACGCCCTGACCAGCGAACGTCCTTACAAAAAAGCATTTACGCCAGCAGAAGCACTGGGAATTATTGATGAAGAAACAGCAAAAGGTTGGCGAAACCCCAAACTTGTGTCTCAATTTACGGAATTTATTCACACTATTGGCCAGAGAAAAACTCAAAAGTCATAGTAGCTACAGAATGACTCCAAGCGCGGTATACTCCGTGGGGAGTAGACTGACTCAAGAAAAATGGTAGCGGTAGCAATTTTAGCGGCGGGACGCGGGACGCGGATGAAATCGGATCTGCCCAAGGTACTGCATTCCTTGGGTGGGCGATCGCTCATTGAAAGAATTATTCTCACAGCGTTGGAGATCGAACCGAAAAGGCAGCTGGCAATCGTCGGATATCAAGGAGAAAAGGTGAAAGCAGCCCTCCAACATATCCCAGATTTGGAATTTGTCGAACAAACCGAACAATTGGGAACAGGACACGCAGTTCAACAATTACTGCCCCATCTCGAAGGTTTCCAAGGCGACCTGCTGGTTTTAAATGGGGATGTTCCCCTACTGCGATCGCAAACGCTCAAACATCTCATCGAAACTCATCAGCAGCATCACAATGCCGTCACCCTATTAACCGCCCACGTACCCAATCCGCAAGGGTACGGTCGGGTATTCTGCGACGGCCAAAATCTAATTAAACAAATTGTCGAAGACCGAGACTGCAATGCAGCCCAAAAGCAAAATCATCGCATTAATGCAGGAATATATTGCTTCAACTGGCCTCAATTAGCAAAAGTCCTGCCCCAACTGCAAGCCAACAACAACCAAAAAGAATACTACCTCACTGACGCCTGTAACTTGATGCAACCGGTAATGGCGGTAGATGTAGAAGACTATGAGGAAATTTTGGGGATAAACGATCGCAAGCAACTGGCAACAGCTTACGAGATCTTGCAAGAGCGAGTCAAAGATAAGTGGATGGCTGCCGGTGTCACCATCATTGACCCAAAGAGCGTCACCATCGATGATACGGTGCTGTTGGAACCCGACACAATCATCGAACCTCAAACTCATTTGCGCGGTCAAACAGTCATTAAATCTGGCAGCAGAATTGGCCCTGGCAGTTCGATCGAAAACAGTCACATTGGGGAAAATGTCACTATACTTTATTCCGTTATTAGTGACAGTGCAGTACAATCGGGTAGCAGGATTGGCCCTTACGCCCACCTGCGCGGTCACGTCGAAGTAGGTAACGGTTGTCGCATCGGCAATTTTGTCGAACTGAAAAATACTGCTTTGGGCGATCGCAGCAACGTCGCTCACCTATCATATCTGGGAGACACAACCGCAGGAGAGCGCGTTAATATCGGTGCCGGCACAATTACCGCCAACTACGACGGAGTGAACAAACATCAAACCAAAATAGGCGATCGTACCAAAACCGGTTCCAACAGCGTCCTCGTCGCCCCAATCACATTAGGATCGGATGTCACTGTCGCCGCCGGTTCGACTGTCACAGAAGATGTGCCAGATGACAGTTTGGTAATTGCCCGTGCCCGTCAAGTTGTCAAACCCGGTTGGCAGTTAAAAACGAGTCAAGACACAGAGTAAGTCTAGACGATCGAACATTTACCCAAATATAGAAAAGTTGGTAGATATTAATCTGCCAACTTTTCACTTAACAAAAGCGTGTTGTTGTGGTAAGATTTAAGACACAAAACCTGTTAGTTCATTGCCAGTCCATTCCAGTGTATCTCCCATCTGTTCCCCAGTATGATAGGCGGCAAGAAGAACTTCGCTAGTTTTGCCCCAAGCGATCGCACCCGTAGCATCAAGACCGATCGCACCTAAATCTCGCCCGCGATCGCGCGATTCCGTAAAACTGCGATTTATTGCCGCTGCCAAAGACATCCCATCCGTCACTCGCACCACAATTCGCGCCGCCAGACACTCATCGATAATGTCTTCCCCAATACCAGTACAGCTAATACCTGCAAAAGCATTCGCATAATTCCCAGCAGGCATCGCCGAATCACTGACCCGACCAATTCGTTCAAATCCCTTGCCACCAGTCGAAGTACCAGCTGCCAAGCAACCCTGACTGTCCAAAACTACCACCCCAATAGTACCGCGTCCGGCGCTACTTTCCGCCACCAATTCTTTTTCAGCTACCACCCCAGCCATTTCCTTGACAAAATTCTCATCCCGTTCCAACATCCACTCCTTCAAGCGAATATCCGTCAAAGGATTGTAGATCGGAACTTGCAACTCCCGCACCAACTCAGCCGATCCGCAATCCGACAGCACGCGATCGGGAGAAGATTGTAAAAATTGCGCCAGAAAAATCGGATTTTGCACTCGCGCTACATTGATTACACCGCTGAAACGCTGCGCCGCCCCATCCATCAACGAAGCGCTCATCCGAATTTGACCGTCAGATTGCAACACAGAACCCGTCCCCGCATTAAAGCGAGGGTCGTCCTCCAATAACTGGCAACCCCGAATCACCGCTGCACTGGCACTTGCTCCCGCCAACAGCATCGGATAAACTTCCTCTAATACCTGATAAAGTGATTTGCGTACTGCCTCAACACCTCCTTTCCCCTTCAGAGAGCTACCTGCACCACCGTGAATAATTAGCTTAGGTTGTACTTTGTCAGTTTTCATTTGTGAGTAGTCAGTTGTCAATTGTTAGTTGTTAGTTGTCAGTTGTTCCGGCGACGGCGACAACGTTCCGAGCAATACTTCACATCATCCCAGCAATCAGCCCATTTTTTCCGCCAAGCAAATGGACGCTGACAGACAGGACAAACTTTTGTGGGTAAATCCGATTTCAAGCGCTGGCGTGCCATGTTAAGTTAACGATACTATTGTTAATCAAATTTTACGGGAACCAAGTACAGACACACTAATGGAAGACACAGCCTTAGCGCAGGTGCGAATAGTGCTGGTGAGACCGATCGGCCCCTTAAACGTGGGTGCGGTCGCCCGCGTCATGAAAAATATGGGCCTGAGTCAGCTAGTATTGGTAGACCCTCAATGCGAGCATTTGGGGGAACAAGCTAGAACTATGGCACTTCATGCCGCAGACATATTGGAATCCGCGCAACTCTTCACCAGCTTGCCCGAAGCCTTGCAAAGCTGTGCCAGAGCGATCGCCACCACAGCACGCGATCGACGATTATCCCTGCATCTGGAAGCACCCCGCACCGCCTTACCCTGGCTGCTAGAAGGAAGGCCATCGGCCTTAATTTTTGGCCCCGAAGACCGAGGCTTGAGCAACGACGATTTAAAATATGCCCAGCGATTTATACGCATTGCTTCCAGCGATGCCTATCCCTCATTAAACTTGGCGCAGGCAGTCGGCATTTGCTGTTACGAACTTTACCAATCGATCGGAGAAGGAGAAAGGGATATCACCCCCCAACCTTTTGCTGAGGAAAATAGCGCAAGCTTGGAAATGTTAGAGCAGTACTATCAGCAACTAGAATCAGTCCTATTGAAAATAGGTTATCTTTATCCCCATACAGCTACATCGCGGATGGCCAAATTTCGGCTGCTGTTTAATCGCGCCCAGCCATCTACAACAGAAGTGGCTATGCTGCGAGGCATTCTCAGCCAGATAGAATGGGCCTTATCTACCCGTTCTGCAAGTGTGTCAAATGCCCCTTTACCTTCAGAAAAATCTTAAAAGTCAGTCATAGCTTCCCTGATAAGAATACATCTGTGATGTAGTACAGTTTTTTGGGTCTAGTATCGCGTAGCAGGATATCTGCTATCTGCAATCCGAAGTTAACTTTCTAAGAGGTGTCATCCGTGGCAGCGTCCGAGAAGGGCCATCCTCGTCGCCGGCGGCGACGGCAGCTTAAACAACAGCAAGTGCCTAATTGGCAGGAAATAGCCCGGACACCAACCGATCGGTCTGGGTTATCGAAACCCCGACAATCTATGGGAAGGGGTTCTTCTGCATCACAGCGTCGATCGCCCAGGACTCAAGGGCAAAGCCGCGATCGCTTGCACTGGTGGGAAAAACTGTTCGGTCAACCCGACCGCTCGCCAGCAACCCCAGCTAAAAAGCAGAAGGGAAGCAAGGTTGTCAGGAAGGGTAATATCTCCAATCTTTCCCTCAGACAAACAACCGCAAATGATGACTTGTGGGATGGCTTAAATATATTGCCGCCCCAGTCACCGGATCGAAATAGGTTTGGTTTAACTTCTGTCCCCCCTGTCCCACCACCCAGAGACAGAATAAGACCCACCGCTATCCCCCCCTTTCCCCAAATCCGGACGAGTAGGAATGCCAAAGATATTCCCCTACTCAAAAGCCAACAGCGAAAATCGAAAATGCAGAATGATGGCAGCCGTCGTCCTCCCCGAAAAAGCTTGGTAGCCTTACCGCCGCCTCAGAGGCAGCCAAAAAGTCCTATTCTTAAGAACGATCGTCGTCAAGAGAGCAAAAAAGCAGGACAGGAAAGAGTCAGAAAATCCCCTCAGCGGCTTCGTTCCGCAGATTCTGCCATCATTTCCTCCGTCCATCCCAGCCGAAATCCAGTTAAGAGCGGCTCGTTGCCACAGCAGCGCCGCAACTTCCCCTCCACGCTGGTTTACGGAACGCGCTTACTCATTTTGGGAATTGGTCTGGGTGTCGTTGTCGGCACAATGCTATCGATTTGGAACCCAGTTAACCGCCAGCCAGGTGGAGTTTCCAGTACGCCCAATCCTTCCCACAATAGTAATGTTGTGGCAGATATTAGTTTGAAGCCAGCCTCTACGTTAGGAGATAATCTCATGACGCTCAGGCTGACTCAAGAAATACCGCCTCTAAGGAATGCAATACAGTCTTTAATGACTGAGTATTCACAATTGGCTCCCGCAATATTTATCCTCGATCTCGATACGGGTACTTATCTAGACTGGAAGGCGACTTCCCCCTTAGCGGCGGCTAGCACGATTAAAGTACCGATTCTAGTGGCCTTTTTCCAAGATGTAGATGCTGGCAAAATCCGCTTAGATGAAGAACTGACGCTACGAGAAGAAGATAGAGCCGATGGTTCCGGTAAAATGCAGTATAAGCAGCCCGGAACAAAGTTTAGGGCTCTGGAAACGGCAACTCAAATGATTATCAACAGCGATAACAGCGCCACCAATATGCTGATCGCTCGCTTGGGAGGTTCGCAAGTACTAAATCAGCGTTTCCGAGAGTGGGGACTGACAGCAACTGAGATTCGCAACAAACTACCGGATATAGAAGGAACGAATACCACGAGTGCCAAAGAGTTAGCAACATTGATGGCGCGGGTAAACCAAGGCCAGTTGGTATCCCTGCGATCGCGCGATCGTCTCCTCGATATTATGCGCCGAACAGTCAATAACTCTCTCCTGCCACGCGGGCTCGGAAAAGAAGCCACAATTGCTCACAAAACCGGTAATATTGGTTCTATGCTCGCTGATGTAGGCTTAATCGATTTACCGAGCGGCAAGCGTTATATTGCATCTGTGATGGTTCAACGTCCGCGCAACGATACGCGAGCAACACAACTGATCAACAAGATCTCTCGCGTAACCTATCAATACTTCAGCAAACCGATCCCCACTCCTAAGTTGCCTATTGGAGATGGGTCTCCACCGGATACTTCTATTCCTTCTCCCGTCACCCCCACCAATCGGTTGGAAGAAACCCAGTCTGTTAATGCTCGCAATCGGGACTAGGGGCTAGGGGATAGGGACTAGGGGCTAGGGGTTAGGGGCTAGGGGAAGAGTGGGGGAGTGGGGGAGTGGGGGAGTGGGAGAATAAATCTTTTCCCTTTTCCCTTTCCCATCTCCCTATTACTCTTCTTTTTGACTTTTAACTTTTGACTTTTGACTTTTTCCCTCTTCCCTAGTTCCTAGCCCCTATCCCCTATTCCCTCTCTTCCAGCATTCGCCAAATTTCCTGCAACATCGACTCCAATCCGATATGGCTGACAGCAGAGATCTGGAAAACAGGAACCTGGCTGATATCTTGGAGTTTAGATGCGATCGCTTCCACATCGCGATCGTCTCCTACCGCATCCATTTTGTTGAGTGCTAGAATTTGCGGGCGTTGTGGCAATCCTCTGCCGTATGCTTGCAACTCCTGCTCGATCGTTTCATAATTAGCTACCGGATCGTCTGCGGTCGCATCAATCAAATGCAGCAGCAAACGAGTGCGCTCGATATGGCGCAAAAAATCGTGACCCAAACCGACTCCCAAGTGGGCACCCTCAATTAGCCCCGGAATATCTGCAAAAACGCAGCCATCGCCGTCTGGTTTGCGTACCACGCCCAAATTCGGCTCCAACGTTGTAAACGGGTAATCTGCGATTTTAGGGCGAGCGGCTGAAATGGCTGAAATTAGAGTAGATTTGCCTGCATTCGGCAAACCGATAATTCCCACAGATGCTAAGAGTTTCAATTCCAGACGCAGCAGTCTTTTTTCTCCCTCCAGTCCCGGAAGGGCATATTCGGGAGCGCGGTTGCTGTTGCTCAAAAAATGCTGGTTTCCCAGTCCGCCTTTACCGCCTTTAGCGACACAAAGGGTTTGCCCGGGTTCTACCAAATCGCCTAGAATTTCCTCAGTCTCTGTATCGTAAACAACTGTACCGCAGGGAACTTGGATAGTGCGATCGCTTCCATTTGCCCCAGTACGATTATTCGGCCCCCCACGTCCCCCATCTTCCGCCTTGAAACGGTGATGATATTTAAAATCCAGCAATGTTTGTAGGTTTTCTGTCGCTACTAAAAACACAGAACCGCCTTTGCCCCCATTGCCCCCCGATGGCCCCCCAGCCGGAACATACTTTTCCCGTCGGAAGGCGACAATACCATCGCCTCCCTTCCCAGCTTCTACTTCAACTTCTGCTTGGTCAATAAATTGCATAATTGCATATTAGTAATTAGTCTCGGTCATTGGTCATTGCACAGTTAATCCTCACAATCACCGATGACTGATGACTGCTAACAATATTGCGACACATCTTCACCGCACCTATCTGCCAAATAGGAGAGCGCCCGAAAACGCAAACCCACCAGCTGATCGTAAAGTGGATTGAGCTTACACAGCGGCGGAATGTGGACAACCTTGTGGTCAAACAGCATTACGTCTCGCTCAAAAGGACACTGGGAGGGAATCATTTTGCACAAAAAGCGAGCCACTCTGGGATCGTGAACTTCCAATCCGTCTAGCCAGTTCCGCACCGGTTTGAGCGCATCCCCTGGCTGTTTAGGCGGTTGGTAATCCTTTGCTGGTGGTGTCTTGCCATCAGGCTCCTCGCTTATCGGTGCCTCTGCCTTCTCTTCATAGAGTGTATGACGCAGAGACTCTAAAATCTCATCCTTTTGACCGAGAGCCTCGCAAAACTGGTGTAGCAGTTCATCCTCACTACTAGAATAAACGCCATCTGCCAATGCCACCATAAAAGCAGTCCGCAAGAAATTTTCAGCCGCATGGGTTTTTGGCCCCAAAATGGCTGCTAATTCTGCCGGCGTAATTTGTGTCAAAGACCCCAAATCAACTTTGGGAGCAAGTTCATTCTGAGTCAGAGAGGCAATTAACTGCTGTTCTTGTTCGTCAAAGTTACCGTCAGCCCAAGCAATAGTGAGCAAGCCGCGCAGCCAAGCTGCAATTTGTTCGCTTGTGTAGGGAGATTTCACAACGCTGGTCATGATATTTGTTTATGCTTATACTCGACTCGATTTTAACTCTGGTGCTAGTGGTAGTGCCTATAAATCGATCTTCATTTTGTCAATCCCTAGCAACCTACAATTAAATCTAAAATCTAAAATCTAAAATCTAAAATTGTACGAGATGTTCGCACGGGAATTATAGGTTGTGACTTTTTCAGAGTTTGGGCTGTTTCTCGTTTCGATTTTAACAAGTGTGGCAGGGCAATTTTTCCTCAAAGCAGGCGCATCCAAGCTGGGAAAAGTCAACGCCAGCAACTGGCTTGGCCATATTATCGGCATTATTACCACTCCAGAACTACTGTTTGGCCTCGCTTGCTATGCTTTGGGAGCCTGTGCTTATATTCTGCTACTGACGCGAGTCAAACTTAGCGTTGCTGGGCCAGCAGTGGCGTTAGTTTACGTTTTCGCTCTCCTGCTGGGCTACTTTATTTTTAAGGAAACAATACCCGCGAGTCGGATTGCGGGTTTGACTTTAATTGTGGGTGGTGTTGTTTTAGTAATCTGGAACAAATGATCTGCCAAAAAATTAAAAATGAAAAGTTTTTCCTGTTTCATTTTTAATTTTTAATTTTTAATTTTTAAAGGCGTTTGCACAGAAGCCAGCGTAGTTCCATCGGTGGCTTACCGTTAACGATCGGGAATAAGTCTCGCCCTGTTGACCAATTAGCGAACCATCCTGTAGGAGGCCATGCCTCTGGAGGTAAGTGTTGCTTTTCGTATTCAAACACAGATTCATCGGAAATGAGTTCTAGCGGCAGCCCTTCCATTGCTAAAGCCAGATCCGATCGCGTAAAAATAGCCGACCAAGCCACTTCTGACATTTCCCGTACTGCTCGAGGGGGTTCGTAACCATCTACTGTTAAGAAACTGTTAAACAATAACAACCCACCAGAGCGAAGCACATCGCACATTTTGGCAAGTAACAATCGCAGTTGATCCGCATCTCGGAAATGAGAAATCACTTCTGAAACTATTGCTATTTTGTAGTGTGCGGGTCGCATCCGCACCATCGGATCGAGGATATTACCTGGGGTGACTACTACAGGTAAACCTTCTGCTTCTACAGCAGCTTGTATTTGCTCGACAAAAGCAGGTGTTAATTCGATCGCGTGAACTAAATAGCCCAGCCTAGCTAGAGGTAAGGTATTGCGACCGGTTCCCGCTCCCACATCCAGAACTGGTGTAGAGCCGGGATCTTGCCCTAATTCAGCCGCTAACTTTAAAACTTTAGCATCTGCATGAGAACCAAACAAAGGTGGTTTTCTGGTTTCAACCCAGTTTTTGTATTGGTCTGCAACCGATGAAACGGCTGTGGAAAGATTGCACGTTAAACCTACATTGGGTGGTTTAGCTGGCTCGTACTTAAGTATGATATTGGAATGGGGCGAGGCGCTAAATCCTTCTTGCAACCTGCGTCCCATAACTTGACGCAATTGCTCCAGTTCTTCCGGAGAGAAGGCTCTGCCAAGTGTCTCGAACAGTATTTTCAGTCGCTGTACGTAATGATCCAGCATGGCCGGTACACAAGGCATTACCAGTTCACCACGAGGATAGATGCGACTGTTAAGCTTGTTGATAATGACTTGCTCCAGTACAGTCGGGTCTGTCACCAAAGGCAGTTGTTCTGTCTTCGATAGCGTATCTGCTGGGGTATCTTTAGAGGCAACCAAATTTTCAGTCTCCGTTGCTTGAGATCTGTCGGATCGATCCTAAATTTTAACCAATTGATATAGGAAGCCCCACAGTATCGCTGCTGATTTTGGTAATATAGCAACGGGTTAGGGATTAGGGGTTAGGGATTAGGGGTTAGGGGAAGAAGAATCTGGAAATCTTGCGTTTGGTGGAATAACGCCTCATCGGTTGCTAGACTGCTTACTGGGAACTCTGGCTTCCATCCGCCATCACCACTTTATCGAGAGCATAATGGTTGTATGCTGAATCTCACCTACGAGTACAAACTCATTCCTACCAACGCGCAACGCGAAACCTTTGACCACTGCGTCGAGATTTGCCGGAAGGTATACAATTATGGGTTGCGCGAACGAAAAGATTGGGTCAATTCTCGCAAGTGCGATCTCAACTCGTGCAGCATCAAACAGGAATACATCATCCCTGCCGATGCACCACGTCCAACCTTCGCTCGTCAGTGCAAGACACTGACAGAAGCGAAGAAAGCAATCCCTGAGTTAAAACTCGCGCATACTCATGTTTTGCAGCAAGTGTTGCGCCAATTAGAGGCGGCGTTTGTGGCTATGTGGGAACGCGGACATGGATTTCCTAGATTCAAAAAAAGGATGCGCTCATTTGTGTTTCCTCAGTTGAACTTGGAATCCGTCAAGCGCTTTGACGGTGCAGACTGGGTTAACCTGCCGAAGATTGGCTTGGTCAAAATGCACTTGTCGCGCCCAATCCCTGAA
This window harbors:
- the glmU gene encoding bifunctional UDP-N-acetylglucosamine diphosphorylase/glucosamine-1-phosphate N-acetyltransferase GlmU; this translates as MVAVAILAAGRGTRMKSDLPKVLHSLGGRSLIERIILTALEIEPKRQLAIVGYQGEKVKAALQHIPDLEFVEQTEQLGTGHAVQQLLPHLEGFQGDLLVLNGDVPLLRSQTLKHLIETHQQHHNAVTLLTAHVPNPQGYGRVFCDGQNLIKQIVEDRDCNAAQKQNHRINAGIYCFNWPQLAKVLPQLQANNNQKEYYLTDACNLMQPVMAVDVEDYEEILGINDRKQLATAYEILQERVKDKWMAAGVTIIDPKSVTIDDTVLLEPDTIIEPQTHLRGQTVIKSGSRIGPGSSIENSHIGENVTILYSVISDSAVQSGSRIGPYAHLRGHVEVGNGCRIGNFVELKNTALGDRSNVAHLSYLGDTTAGERVNIGAGTITANYDGVNKHQTKIGDRTKTGSNSVLVAPITLGSDVTVAAGSTVTEDVPDDSLVIARARQVVKPGWQLKTSQDTE
- a CDS encoding isoaspartyl peptidase/L-asparaginase; translated protein: MKTDKVQPKLIIHGGAGSSLKGKGGVEAVRKSLYQVLEEVYPMLLAGASASAAVIRGCQLLEDDPRFNAGTGSVLQSDGQIRMSASLMDGAAQRFSGVINVARVQNPIFLAQFLQSSPDRVLSDCGSAELVRELQVPIYNPLTDIRLKEWMLERDENFVKEMAGVVAEKELVAESSAGRGTIGVVVLDSQGCLAAGTSTGGKGFERIGRVSDSAMPAGNYANAFAGISCTGIGEDIIDECLAARIVVRVTDGMSLAAAINRSFTESRDRGRDLGAIGLDATGAIAWGKTSEVLLAAYHTGEQMGDTLEWTGNELTGFVS
- a CDS encoding Mo-dependent nitrogenase C-terminal domain-containing protein, which codes for MTSVVKSPYTSEQIAAWLRGLLTIAWADGNFDEQEQQLIASLTQNELAPKVDLGSLTQITPAELAAILGPKTHAAENFLRTAFMVALADGVYSSSEDELLHQFCEALGQKDEILESLRHTLYEEKAEAPISEEPDGKTPPAKDYQPPKQPGDALKPVRNWLDGLEVHDPRVARFLCKMIPSQCPFERDVMLFDHKVVHIPPLCKLNPLYDQLVGLRFRALSYLADRCGEDVSQYC
- a CDS encoding tRNA (5-methylaminomethyl-2-thiouridine)(34)-methyltransferase MnmD, which encodes MAESSIFTPLPTEDGSFTFFSAEFGESFHSASGAIEEAELKFVNPVALRSKAVQPSLRLLDICYGLGYNTAAALAAIWEVNPSCRVELMALELDPTVPKAAIAHNLTDTWLHPIPEILAQLAADRQVKTTQLQANLLIGDARITIEQICQSFQADAIFLDPFSPPKNPQLWTVEFLGLVAKCLKPEGILATYSCAAAVRSALMAANLQIGSAPPVGRRSPGTVACRSRLPTPTYLPPLSQQEQEHLQTRAAIPYRDPNLCDPAETILLRRKIEQGTSSLEPTAQWKKRWLFTQN
- a CDS encoding DUF2256 domain-containing protein, with translation MARQRLKSDLPTKVCPVCQRPFAWRKKWADCWDDVKYCSERCRRRRNN
- a CDS encoding RNA methyltransferase, whose translation is MEDTALAQVRIVLVRPIGPLNVGAVARVMKNMGLSQLVLVDPQCEHLGEQARTMALHAADILESAQLFTSLPEALQSCARAIATTARDRRLSLHLEAPRTALPWLLEGRPSALIFGPEDRGLSNDDLKYAQRFIRIASSDAYPSLNLAQAVGICCYELYQSIGEGERDITPQPFAEENSASLEMLEQYYQQLESVLLKIGYLYPHTATSRMAKFRLLFNRAQPSTTEVAMLRGILSQIEWALSTRSASVSNAPLPSEKS
- a CDS encoding response regulator — encoded protein: MSSPTPDSGESEQPKILVVDDHPASRMTAAALLAVEGYEVLEAENGPTALNMVLESKPDVILLDVMMPGMDGFEVCRQLKQDEQTRLIPVIFITALNDRRSRIRGIEAGGDDFLTKPFDRLELAARVKSLVRQKRLNEDLDHAEQVVFSIARAIESRDPNTGDHCERLVDMGKAFGEYLHLSRADIRDLMWGGYLHDIGKVGIPDAVLLKKGKFTPEELEIMKQHVIIGEKICQPLRTMRGVLPIIRHHHERWDGTGYPDRLAGNDIPLLAQVFQIIDIYDALTSERPYKKAFTPAEALGIIDEETAKGWRNPKLVSQFTEFIHTIGQRKTQKS
- a CDS encoding serine hydrolase, giving the protein MAASEKGHPRRRRRRQLKQQQVPNWQEIARTPTDRSGLSKPRQSMGRGSSASQRRSPRTQGQSRDRLHWWEKLFGQPDRSPATPAKKQKGSKVVRKGNISNLSLRQTTANDDLWDGLNILPPQSPDRNRFGLTSVPPVPPPRDRIRPTAIPPFPQIRTSRNAKDIPLLKSQQRKSKMQNDGSRRPPRKSLVALPPPQRQPKSPILKNDRRQESKKAGQERVRKSPQRLRSADSAIISSVHPSRNPVKSGSLPQQRRNFPSTLVYGTRLLILGIGLGVVVGTMLSIWNPVNRQPGGVSSTPNPSHNSNVVADISLKPASTLGDNLMTLRLTQEIPPLRNAIQSLMTEYSQLAPAIFILDLDTGTYLDWKATSPLAAASTIKVPILVAFFQDVDAGKIRLDEELTLREEDRADGSGKMQYKQPGTKFRALETATQMIINSDNSATNMLIARLGGSQVLNQRFREWGLTATEIRNKLPDIEGTNTTSAKELATLMARVNQGQLVSLRSRDRLLDIMRRTVNNSLLPRGLGKEATIAHKTGNIGSMLADVGLIDLPSGKRYIASVMVQRPRNDTRATQLINKISRVTYQYFSKPIPTPKLPIGDGSPPDTSIPSPVTPTNRLEETQSVNARNRD
- a CDS encoding EamA family transporter, with product MTFSEFGLFLVSILTSVAGQFFLKAGASKLGKVNASNWLGHIIGIITTPELLFGLACYALGACAYILLLTRVKLSVAGPAVALVYVFALLLGYFIFKETIPASRIAGLTLIVGGVVLVIWNK
- the obgE gene encoding GTPase ObgE, coding for MQFIDQAEVEVEAGKGGDGIVAFRREKYVPAGGPSGGNGGKGGSVFLVATENLQTLLDFKYHHRFKAEDGGRGGPNNRTGANGSDRTIQVPCGTVVYDTETEEILGDLVEPGQTLCVAKGGKGGLGNQHFLSNSNRAPEYALPGLEGEKRLLRLELKLLASVGIIGLPNAGKSTLISAISAARPKIADYPFTTLEPNLGVVRKPDGDGCVFADIPGLIEGAHLGVGLGHDFLRHIERTRLLLHLIDATADDPVANYETIEQELQAYGRGLPQRPQILALNKMDAVGDDRDVEAIASKLQDISQVPVFQISAVSHIGLESMLQEIWRMLEERE